Genomic DNA from Melioribacteraceae bacterium 4301-Me:
TCTATTATTGAGTAATTTGTTTTGAATATATAAAGCAAGTTGTAATAATTTTTTTTCTTCGAATTGATTTGCTAACAGCTGCATTCCAATTGGAAGTCCTTTTTTATCTTTTCCAATAGGAATGTTCATGCCTGGTATGCCTGCGAGGTTGGCTGTTGTTGTATAAACATCGTTTAAATACATCTCTAACGGGTCATTGGTCTGTTCACCAATTTTAAAAGCAGTTGTTGGTGTAGTAGGAGTTATTAAAATATCGACAGATTTGAAAGCGTTGTCGAAATCATTTTTAAATAGTCGTCTTACCTTCTGTGCTTTTCCGTAGTATGCATCATAATAGCCTGCGGAAAGGACATAAGTACCGAGCATTATTCTATTTTTTACTTCATGGCCAAAGGCTTCTGACCTTGTATTAATATACATATCCGACAAATCGCCTTTTAACTGTGAACGGTAACCATATTTAACGCCGTCATAACGAGCAAGATTCGAAGATGCCTCTGCTGTAGTTAAAATGTAATATGTTGATATAGCATATTCAGTCATAGGCAGTGAAATTTCCGTAATTGTAAACCCATTTTGTCTTAGTTTCTCAGTTATACTTAGTACAGCTAATTTAATTTCCTCGTTTAATCCAGAGCCGAAATATTCTTTAGGAAGTCCAATTTTTAATTTTGGTGCGTTTTCGTAGTTATTAATTGTATATTTTTCTGGTATATTATTGTAGGAAGTTGAGTCTTTTTCATCGTAACCAGCAATAGTTTCTAATATTAAAGACAAATCTTCTACATTATTTGCTAATGGTCCAATAGTATCAAAAGAAGAAGCGTAAGCCGTTAGCCCATATCGGGATACAAGTCCATATGTAGGTTTTAGCCCATAAATACCACAAAAAGCAGCAGGCTGCCGTATTGAACCGCCAGTATCTGAACCAAGAGCGGCATCACATAAATTAGCTGCTACTGCAACTGCAGAGCCACCACTTGAACCTCCTGGTACTCGTTCATTATCGTGAGGGTTTCTTACGAATCCGAAAGCAGAATTTTCGTTGGAAGAACCCATTGCAAATTCATCGCAATTTGTTTTTCCAATTATTATTGCATCCTCATCAATAAGTTTTTGAATGACAGTCGCATTATAAATTGAAACAAAATTCTTTAATATATTGGAAGAGCAGGTGAGCGGTTTATCTTTGATGGCAATTACATCTTTTACTGCAATAACCATTCCTGCTAATTTGCCGCAAGTTCCGCTTTTAATTTTTTCTTCTATAGTATCAGCCTGGGTTAAGCAGTCATCGAAGACAAAATTATAAGCATTAAGATGTTTTTGCTGCTCAATTTTGTTCAGAAAATTAGTGATATTTTCTTTGAGGGAAAGAAGACCCGATTTAATTAAATGTATTTTTTCTGAATGATTTTTGTATTCAGGCAATTAACAACCTCTCTTGTATCAGCTGTAATAATGCAAAAATTATTTTTTATCAGTATTGCTTTCGGACTTCTCTGAAATTTTTATATCCTCTTCAACATCTTTCAATGCTTTCTTAAATTCTCTCATTCCTTTTCCGATACCTTGTGCAAGTTCAGGTATTTTCTTAGCTCCGAATAAAATAAGAATAGCTAATACTATAATTAATATTTCTCCAGCTCCTAAGTTACCAAACATATTACACCTCGATTAGATTTAATAAATTTTTTACTAATGAACTAAAAATTAAAGAACCATCTGTATTGCCAAGTATTGGGTCGCATGCATTCTCTGGATGCGGCATAAGTCCCAAAATATTTTTTTCTCTATTGGAAATACCGGCTATATTTTTTACAGAACCATTAGGGTTGTATTTAGCTGAAATTTCGCCATACTTAGAAGCATATTTAAAGATTATCTGGTCATTTTCTTCGAGTTCATTTAAAGTTTTTTCATCGGCGAAATAATTACCCTCACCATGCTTTATTGGTAATTTAATCACATCCTTGTTTAATTTATTTGTAAAGAAAGTATTCCTATTGATTATTTTCAAATAAATATTTTTGCATACAAATTTCAGTGACTCGTTTTTTAACATAACACCTGGTAAAAGTCCAGCTTCTAAAAGTATTTGGAAGCCATTGCAAATTCCTAAAACAAAGCCGCCTTTTAAAGCAAAATCAATTACAGAGTCCATTATAGGTGAAAATCTTGCTATAGCGCCAGTCCTTAAATAATCTCCATAAGAAAAACCGCCTGGTAGAACAATTACATCTGAATTTTTCAAGTCAGTATCTTTATGCCATATTAGTTCGGTTTTATATCCAAGCACATTATTAATAGCATAGAAAGCATCATAATCACAATTTGAACCTGGGAAAGTAACTACTCCAAATTTTATTTTGCTCATATTTCTTCCAAAGTATATTCAAAATCTTCCATTATTGGGTTGCTAAGTAATTTCTCGCAATATATTTTAACCTCGTTATCTGCAGCACTTTTGTCATCGGTGTTAACAATAAATTCAATGTATTTACCTATTCTTGTACCGCTAACATTACTTATGCCTAAAAGTTTTGCTCCTTGTTCAACTGCCTTCCCTGCCGGGTCTAAAATTGTTGGACGTCTTTTAATAATTACTTTTGCGATAAACAAGTATCACCTCAGTTTGTCTCTTCTTTTATTTTGATTGATTCATGATTGTGTTGGAAAATTAAAAAATATATGTGTCTTATAATTCCAAATAATATTACTGAAATAAATATGTAGAAAAAAATAATTCCGTTTGTTATTAAAGCTAAAATGAGCGTAAAAAGTAGTATGAAAAACAATATAACTTTTTCCTTTAGATTTTTATTTTTGAGTTTTGGCAGAGCACTGTATTTAATTTTTGTCACCATTAAAAAAGAAAGAATTATAACAAGCGGGATTACAAATTTGTCAAAAGGTTCGATGATATTTCCATTGCGGTAGTAGGAATTAACAAAAAGAGCTATTGTAACTGCAGATATTGGAATAGGAAGTCCTTTGTAATCAGTTTTTACATTAATGTCTTCAATCTGGATATTAAATCTTGCTAAACGAAGAGCACCAAATATTAACAGAAGTGAACTAACTATAATGCCCCATAAGCCGAGATTAGCTAAATTGCTTTTGTAAATTAAAAAGGCTGGTGCAGCACCAAAACTTACAACATCTGATAACGAATCTAATTCTACACCAAACTTGCTTGATGTTCCGATAAGTCGTGCAATTATGCCATCTAAAGTATCGAAGATTGCAGCTGCAATTATGAATATTGCAGCGTATTTAAATTCCTCGTTCCCAGTCATTAGAATAGATAAAAAACCACAAAAAATATTAAGAGAAGTAATGATATTAGGTATATAAGATTTTTTGAGGGAATTATTCATTTTGTATTTTCTCGAAAAGTATTGTTTCACCAGCTTTAACTTTATCACCTACTTTTACCATTAATTTCCATGTAGAATCAACAATCACATCTGACCTGCTTCCAAACTTAATCATACCAAATCTTTCTCCAATTTTTACACTATCGCCGAGTTTTAAATTGCATACAATCCTTCTGGCAATAGTTCCAGCCACCTGAGTAAATAATACCTTGCCTAAATTATTTTTAATGCCAATCTCAGTGCGTTCGTTTCTTTCATCAGCTTTATCGTAAAAAGCAACTAAATACTCGCCTGGCACATAGTTAAAATAATCAATTACACCGTTAATTGGAATCCTATTTACATGAACATCAAAAGGCGACATGAAAATTGACACTTGTTGAGCAATACAATTTAAAAATTTGTTTTCTCTTTTTGTTTTTATCGAAATTATTTTACCATCTGCGGGAGCTACAACACAATTTTTTTGCTTTGGCGGTATTCTTTCAGGGTCCCTAAAAAAGTAAGTTGTAAATGCAAAAATCAAAGCTCCAATAACAATAAATAAATTTTTTAAAAAATTGTTTTGAAATAAAAAAGCTAATACAATAATTAAAATTGCAATACATGCAATTATTAAGTAAGTAAATAAACCATATTTTGAAATCATGTTGTAAGTTAAGGAAAATAGATTTTTACGTGCGTAAATCTAACATTTTCTTGTTTTAATTTCTTGTGAAAATATTTTTTATTAGTTTTTGACTGCTAATAATAAAAAAGATTTGGGAGGATACATGAAACCCGATATGCACGGGATGCTGAAACAAATTCAAAAAATGCAAGAGGATATGCAAAAAGTGCAGAACGAGCTTGAGAATAAAACTGTAACTGAAGAAAGCGGCGGCGGTATGGTAAAAGCTACGGTAAATGGTAAAAAGGAATTAATTTCTATAAAGATAGATGATGAGGTTTTATCCTCCAACGATAAAGAAATGTTAGAAGATCTTATTGTAGCAGCAGTAAATAAAGCGTTAAATTCTGCTGGTAAAATGGCTGAAGAAGAAATAGCTAATATCACAAAAGGAATAATTCCTCCAGGCTTTAATATCCCAGGTTTGTAAAGTGTTAATAGCTGAACCATTACAAGTAGCTATTGAAGAGCTCAGTAAGTTGCCCTCTATTGGCAAGAAAACAGCGCAGAGACTTGCCCTGCACATTCTGAAAAGCGATAGGCAAACTGTGGAGGCTCTTGTAAAATCCTTAATTGACCTCAAAGAAAAAATTACTTTTTGTCGCAACTGCTTTAATATTTCTGTTGATGAGCTTTGTGATATTTGTAAAAGTGCAAAAAGAGATAGAAGTACTATCTGTGTGGTTGAAGAGGCAAGTGATATTATTGCTATCGAAAAAACGAATGAGTATAATGGGCTATATCATGTGCTTGGAGGGGTTCTTAATCCGCTTGCTAATATAACAGCTGAACAGTTAAAAATAAACGAACTTATTAAACGTGTTGAAAAAGAAAAAGTTAAAGAAGTGATTCTTGCACTTAATCCCGACGCAGAAGGAGATACTACTGCTCTTTACATCGCTAAATTAATTAAACATTTTCCTGTTAAGGTAACTAGAATTGCTCGCGGGTTACCAATTGGTGGGGACCTAGAATTTGCCGATGAAGCTACAATTGGCAGAGCATTTATTGGAAGAATTGTAGTTCAATGAAAGATTGGTATAAATCCTGGTTCAATTCTCCTTTTTATTTAACAGTATACAATCATAGAGATACCCATGATGCTGAAAAATTGTTGGATCTTATCTTAAGGTATATTAATCCAAACTCGGAACTAAAAGTTTTAGATACTGCTTGTGGTGCAGGCAGGCATGCAATTTATCTAGCTGAGAAGGGTTTTGACGTCTATGGGTTTGATTTAAGCAAGACTTTACTTCTTGAAGCAATAAAAAAGGCTGAATTAGGAAATATCAATGTAAAATTTTTATTGACTGATATTCGTGCTGCTTGTTTTAAAATAAAGTTTGATATTATACTAAATCTTTTTACAAGCTTCGGATATTTTGAAAATGATAACGAGAATTTTCGTTTTTTTATTAAAGCTAAATCATTTTTAGCTAAAGAGGGTGTTCTTATAATCGATTACTTTAATCCCAAGTATCTTAAAAAGAATTTAATTGATTATAGTGAAAAAAACATTAACTCCATTATTATAAAAGAAAAAAGATACTTTCAGGGTGAAAGGGTTAACAAAAGTATTGAAATTATCTCTGAAAAAAACACTTACCACTTTGAAGAATCTGTAGCATTGTATAATTACGACTACTTAAAAAGAAAGTTTGAAGAGATGGGTTACAAAATTGTAAAGCAATGGGGCAATTACGATGGTGATAGTTTCAACGAAGAAGTTTCTGAAAGAATAATTTTGGTGCTTAAACAATGCGATATATAGTTTTAACTTTATTATTCATTTCTACCAGTTGCGATTTGCTTACCACTCGAACGCCACAAAAGCCAGAATCACCAAGAGTTATTTTTTTACCTGCTACTTCTCCCGCAATCTTATTCCAAAATTTTAAATCATCTTTAGAAGAAAAAATATTAGAAAATTATTTATCTTGCTTCGTAGATACAGCATTCTTGAAAAAAAAATTTATTTTTACACCATCAACAGGAGCAGTATCTCAATATTCAAATTTGATTAATTGGAATCTCGATGCTGAGAGACAATTTTTTAATAATTTTATTTCAGTTGTCAAAAAAGATTATCCAATTACACTTAAGCTTACAAACGAGTTGAGTAATCCGTTGGGTAGCGATAGTGCAGTTTATCAGTATGATTATGAATTGTCTTTTGTGACAGACGATCCTACACTTCCAAATATGTATACCGGAAGTGCACAGTTTAAAATTTATAATGATTCTAGAAAACAGTGGGTTATTGTTGAATGGCTTGATATTAAAAAGGAAAACAAACCAAGTTGGAGCGAACTTAAAGGTCGCTTATACTGATATTATACTTTTGACTTTGTCTATTTTTATCGGCGGCTGTGTAAATCCATTTGCACCTGCTATGGATAAGTCTACTAACTCAAATGGAAGCTTAATTAGTGATTTGAAAACAGTAAATGGAGTGTTTCAAAATTTTCAATATGCATATACGTTTAAGGATACATTGATTTACGGACAGTTAATTGCAAACGATTTTGTATTTACATATCACGATTATGATTTAGGAGTAGATAAATCTTGGGGCAGAGATGATGAAATGAAAGTTACATACGGTTTATTCCAAAATACACAGAGGCTAGACCTTATATGGAATGACATAGTATCTATGACTGGGGATTCAACTAGGATTATTCGTAGTTTCAATTTAACTATTACTTTTAATCCTACTGATATAGTTTATATTGATGGGAAAGTTAATTTGGAGCTAATAAAAATAGATGGTAAATGGAAAATCAGAAGGTGGATTGATGAATCAAACTTTTAATGGATTATGATGTTGTTCTACTTATCAGAAGCAGTTAAGCTATTCAAAAGGTCGCCACTTGGCAGCTTTATTACAATTATAACTACAGCAATTGCGGTGGGTATAACAACGTTTGCATTCCTTTTAATTTTTTTATCTAACAATATATCTGAAAAATTAAAAAGCAACGTGGAAATTAATGTTTTTCTTAAAGAGAATTACTCAAGTGACGATAAAATAAATTTTGAGAATTTTTTGAGGGGAAATAACATAATTAAAAAGTTCAATTTTATTAGTAAGGAGGAAGCCGAGAAAAAATTCATTTATGAGACGGGTGAAAGTTTTAAAGATATCCTTGATGTAAATCCGCTGCCGGCTTCATATAAATTATACTTAAAGCCAAAATTTGTTGATGAAAATAAAATAGAAGAGTTAAAGAAACAGATTATCCAAAACCCAATTGTGGATGACGTGGTTTTTGATTATAGCACTTTATTAAGGATATTAAACATAATTAATAAACTAAGTACCTTTGTATATTTGATTGCGATCTTATTATTTGTGCTCTCAGTTTATTTGGTTTTTTCGAATTCTAAACTGGTTATTAAAAGCAGAGAAAAAACTTATAATACTATGAAATTGATTGGTACAAAACTATTTTCAATCAGATTCCCAATTTTGTTAAATGGAATTATAATTGGTTTAATTTCTTCGCTAATGGTAATAATAGTTGTTTTTTTTGCTTTTTATTTACTTCAGAAATTATATCCATTTATTAATATTGGAGTCAGTTTATATTTTATTTATTCACTAATTCTTTTATTGGGTTTGATACTTGGTCTTAGTGGAAGTTATATTGCAGCTCGAAGTATAACGTTACAATTTAATTAACAAAAAAGTAAAAATATGTCAACAATTGCAGTGGTAACTGGAGGAGCTGGATTTTTAGGTTCCCATCTTTGTGATAAGTTAATTGAAAAAGGCTTTAAAGTTATTTGCATCGATAATTTGCTTACAGGACGAATAGAAAACATTGAACATTTATTTCTAAATGAAAATTTTACGTTTATCAAGCATGATGTAACAAATTTTATCCATGTACCTTCAAAAGTAGATTATGTATTGCATTTTGCTTCGCCGGCAAGTCCGCTTGATTATCTTCAATACCCAATCCAAACCCTAAAAGTGGGTTCGTTAGGTACACACAAAGCACTTGGTTTGGCAAAAGAAAAGAAAGCGATTTTTTTATTGGCTTCAACTTCTGAAATTTACGGTGATCCGTTAGTTCATCCACAGAAGGAAGATTACTGGGGTAATGTAAACCCAGTTGGACCAAGAGGTGTTTATGATGAAGCAAAAAGATTTGCAGAAGCAATGACTATGGCATATCATCGATATCACGGTGTTGAAACTAGAATAGCAAGAATTTTTAATACATATGGACCACGAATGAGACTTAATGATGGCAGAGCTCTGCCCGCTTTTATATCACAAGCATTAAAAAATGAAGATGTAACAGTATTTGGCGACGGCTCTCAAACTAGAAGTTTCTGTTATGTCTCAGATTTAATTGATGGTATTTATAAATTGATGCTTTCAAATGAATGTGAACCTGTTAACATTGGTAATCCTGATGAAATAACTATTGAAGACTTTGCAAAAGAGGTTATTAGATTAACAAATTCAAAGAGTAAAATTGTATACAAAGAATTACCTATAGATGACCCTAAAATAAGACAACCTGACATTTCGAAAGCAAAGGAAGTTTTAAATTGGGAGCCAAAAATTAGCAGGGAAGAGGGATTAAAGATAACCATTGAATATTTTAGAAAAATGCTAATAACAGATTAATCCAGCATTTTTCAGATGAATAATAAATTTAACTGAGCATTGTTAATCAGAAGCGTACTTTCCAACTTTTAATTACCAATTCCTAATTCCTAATTCCTAATTCCTAATTGAAAAAAGTGGGGGACTGCCTTAGAATTAAACTAAGATTAGAGATTTAGATTTTAAGACAGTCTCCCTTTTCTTGTTCTAATAAAAGCTAGATTACATATTAATACATATCACCCATTCCACCGCCTGGCATAGCCGGTGCAGGTTTTTCTTCTTCTTTCTTTTCGTATACAACTGCTTCAGTGGTAATTAACAATGAAGCAACTGATGCAGCATTTTCAAGAGCGGTACGTGTAACCTTAGTTGGGTCGATAACACCGGATTTCATAAGATTTTCATATTGTTCAGTAGCGGCGTTAAATCCAAAATCATTTTTGCCTTCAAGTACTTTATTTAGTACTACTGCACCTTCTAAGCCAGCATTTGCAGCTATTTGTTTAAGAGGCTCCTCAAGTGCTTTTTGGACAATTTTAATGCCTGTGTTTTGGTCTTCATTTTCGCCAGTTAATTGTTCTAATGCAGAAATTGCGCGTACCAAAGATACACCGCCGCCGGGTACAATGCCTTCTTCAACAGCTGCACGAGTAGCATGGAGCGCATCTTCTACACGAGCTTTCTTTTCTTTCATTTCAATCTCTGTAGCTGCTCCAATTTTCAAGACTGCAACTCCACCGGATAATTTAGCCAATCTTTCTTGTAATTTTTCTCTGTCATAATCTGAGGTGGTCTTTTCTATTTGAGATTTTATCTCGTTAATTCTCTTTTTGATGTCATCGTTTTTACCTGCGCCTTCTACGATAGTAGTGTTGTCTTTGTCAACAGTAACCTTTTTAGCTCTACCTAAGTAGTCAATATTAGCATTTTCAAGTTTAAATCCTCTTTCCTCGGAGATAACAGTACCGCCGGTTAAAATTGCAATATCTTCTAACATTGCTTTCCTTCTATCGCCAAAACCTGGAGCTTTAACAGCACATACTTTTAATGTTCCTCTTAATTTATTTACTACTAAGGTAGCTAATGCTTCGCCTTCGAGGTCTTCGGCAATTATTAATAAAGCTCTTCCAGCTTGTGCTATTTTTTCGAGGATTGGAAGAAGGTCTTTCATTGCGGAAATTTTCTTATCGTGAATTAAAATGTAGGCGTCTTCTAATACAGCTTCCATCGATTCAGAATTTGTAACAAAATATGGTGAGATGTAACCTCTGTCAAATTGCATACCTTCAACTACTTCTAAGGTAGTTTCGGCCGATTTACTTTCTTCTACTGTAATTACGCCATCTTTACCTACTTTTTCCATTGCGTCTGCAATTAAAGAACCAATAGTTTTATCGTTGTTTGCAGAGATAGTTCCTACTTGAGCAATTTCTTCTCGGCCACCGACTTCTTTACTAATTGATTTTAAGTACTCAACTACCTTTGCGACTGCAATATCGATGCCTCTTTTAAGGTCCATTGGATTAGCACCCGCAGTAACATTTTTCAAGCCTTCACGGAAAATAGCTTGAGCAAGCACTGTAGCAGTTGTAGTACCGTCGCCAGCTACATCACTTGTTTTGGATGCAACTTCACGTACCATTTGTGCACCCATGTTTTCTATTGGATTTTCCAGCTCAATTTCTTTTGCTACAGATACACCATCTTTTGTTACAGTTGGAGCGCCAAATTTTTTATCTAATATTACGTTTCTTCCTTTTGGTCCCAAAGTAACTTTAACAGCATTGGCTAATTTATCTACACCTAATTTAAGAGCATTTCGAGCATCACTGCTAAATTCAACTATTTTTGCTGCCATAACATTTCTCCTTTTTTTATTGAAACATTTTTATTCGCTAAAAATTTATTGTAACTTCTCAAAAAATTTATTTTACTATTCCGTAAATATCACTTTCACGCATAATTAGATATTCTTCGCCTTCGATTTTAACTTCAGTCCCGGAATATTTTCCGTACAACACTGTATCTCCAACTTTTACTGACATTTTTATTTCTTTACCTTCATCAGTTATCCTACCAGGTCCTACTGCTACTACAGTCCCTTCAATTGGTTTTTCTTTTGCAGTATCTGGTAAAATAATCCCACCTTTAGTGGTTTCTTCAGCTTCTTTGGGTTTTACAATAACCCTGTCTGCAAGCGGCTGAATTTTAAAATTTGCCATATTTATTCCTCCTATTTGTTGATGTTATTAGCACTCATTAAAAGCGAGTGCTAACATATAATTTTGAACGTTTTTTGTCAAGATTGAGTGCACAAAAACATCTGAAATTAGTCAAAAAACTAATAAAAAAAATAGAATTTAAAATAATGATATCAGAAAAAAATATATATAAAATTTTGCAAGGTAGCCATCTTATGCTGCAAAAAAAATCAACATCCTACCTCTTCATTTGGGATTATTTCACTCATTTCGCTTGTTCACAATAATAATGTAGGCAAGATTGGTTGAGACATCTGCTTTCTCTTCATTAGTTACACAGAGAACCACAGAGAATTCACGGAGAATGTAATAGGCGAGGAACCCTTGAACCCTATAATTGAAATGATTCGATTTGATTTACAACCAAGCTAATAAGATTTTAATAAAGTAATAATACTGAGGAGCCTTTGACTAAAATTATACTGTAAACAAAACCTTACCAACGAAGTGGTGAATTCTCGCCACGAAGAAGTGAATTCCCATTTTATTTTTTAATTAACCTTAGTAGCATCTTAGTTCGCAATAGCAATAATGAACAGTAATTTCTTATTTATTATAAACTTCTTTGTCACATCAAAAGCACTAATCCAGAGTTCTGTGCGACACGCAGGGCATTAGTTAAAGTTAGTCTTTATCGATTGTCCTAGAAAAAATAAAATTAACGTTATTGAGCATTTTTTTTGATTCAAATATTTCTTCTAATTCAGTTTTTGATAAGTAGTTTTTTACTTCTTCTGAAAGTAGTAATTCGT
This window encodes:
- the gatA gene encoding Asp-tRNA(Asn)/Glu-tRNA(Gln) amidotransferase subunit GatA, translated to MPEYKNHSEKIHLIKSGLLSLKENITNFLNKIEQQKHLNAYNFVFDDCLTQADTIEEKIKSGTCGKLAGMVIAVKDVIAIKDKPLTCSSNILKNFVSIYNATVIQKLIDEDAIIIGKTNCDEFAMGSSNENSAFGFVRNPHDNERVPGGSSGGSAVAVAANLCDAALGSDTGGSIRQPAAFCGIYGLKPTYGLVSRYGLTAYASSFDTIGPLANNVEDLSLILETIAGYDEKDSTSYNNIPEKYTINNYENAPKLKIGLPKEYFGSGLNEEIKLAVLSITEKLRQNGFTITEISLPMTEYAISTYYILTTAEASSNLARYDGVKYGYRSQLKGDLSDMYINTRSEAFGHEVKNRIMLGTYVLSAGYYDAYYGKAQKVRRLFKNDFDNAFKSVDILITPTTPTTAFKIGEQTNDPLEMYLNDVYTTTANLAGIPGMNIPIGKDKKGLPIGMQLLANQFEEKKLLQLALYIQNKLLNNR
- the tatA gene encoding twin-arginine translocase TatA/TatE family subunit; protein product: MFGNLGAGEILIIVLAILILFGAKKIPELAQGIGKGMREFKKALKDVEEDIKISEKSESNTDKK
- the purQ gene encoding phosphoribosylformylglycinamidine synthase subunit PurQ, whose product is MSKIKFGVVTFPGSNCDYDAFYAINNVLGYKTELIWHKDTDLKNSDVIVLPGGFSYGDYLRTGAIARFSPIMDSVIDFALKGGFVLGICNGFQILLEAGLLPGVMLKNESLKFVCKNIYLKIINRNTFFTNKLNKDVIKLPIKHGEGNYFADEKTLNELEENDQIIFKYASKYGEISAKYNPNGSVKNIAGISNREKNILGLMPHPENACDPILGNTDGSLIFSSLVKNLLNLIEV
- the purS gene encoding phosphoribosylformylglycinamidine synthase subunit PurS, with the translated sequence MFIAKVIIKRRPTILDPAGKAVEQGAKLLGISNVSGTRIGKYIEFIVNTDDKSAADNEVKIYCEKLLSNPIMEDFEYTLEEI
- the pssA gene encoding CDP-diacylglycerol--serine O-phosphatidyltransferase is translated as MNNSLKKSYIPNIITSLNIFCGFLSILMTGNEEFKYAAIFIIAAAIFDTLDGIIARLIGTSSKFGVELDSLSDVVSFGAAPAFLIYKSNLANLGLWGIIVSSLLLIFGALRLARFNIQIEDINVKTDYKGLPIPISAVTIALFVNSYYRNGNIIEPFDKFVIPLVIILSFLMVTKIKYSALPKLKNKNLKEKVILFFILLFTLILALITNGIIFFYIFISVILFGIIRHIYFLIFQHNHESIKIKEETN
- a CDS encoding phosphatidylserine decarboxylase family protein is translated as MISKYGLFTYLIIACIAILIIVLAFLFQNNFLKNLFIVIGALIFAFTTYFFRDPERIPPKQKNCVVAPADGKIISIKTKRENKFLNCIAQQVSIFMSPFDVHVNRIPINGVIDYFNYVPGEYLVAFYDKADERNERTEIGIKNNLGKVLFTQVAGTIARRIVCNLKLGDSVKIGERFGMIKFGSRSDVIVDSTWKLMVKVGDKVKAGETILFEKIQNE
- a CDS encoding YbaB/EbfC family nucleoid-associated protein, whose amino-acid sequence is MKPDMHGMLKQIQKMQEDMQKVQNELENKTVTEESGGGMVKATVNGKKELISIKIDDEVLSSNDKEMLEDLIVAAVNKALNSAGKMAEEEIANITKGIIPPGFNIPGL
- the recR gene encoding recombination mediator RecR yields the protein MLIAEPLQVAIEELSKLPSIGKKTAQRLALHILKSDRQTVEALVKSLIDLKEKITFCRNCFNISVDELCDICKSAKRDRSTICVVEEASDIIAIEKTNEYNGLYHVLGGVLNPLANITAEQLKINELIKRVEKEKVKEVILALNPDAEGDTTALYIAKLIKHFPVKVTRIARGLPIGGDLEFADEATIGRAFIGRIVVQ
- a CDS encoding class I SAM-dependent methyltransferase, which encodes MKDWYKSWFNSPFYLTVYNHRDTHDAEKLLDLILRYINPNSELKVLDTACGAGRHAIYLAEKGFDVYGFDLSKTLLLEAIKKAELGNINVKFLLTDIRAACFKIKFDIILNLFTSFGYFENDNENFRFFIKAKSFLAKEGVLIIDYFNPKYLKKNLIDYSEKNINSIIIKEKRYFQGERVNKSIEIISEKNTYHFEESVALYNYDYLKRKFEEMGYKIVKQWGNYDGDSFNEEVSERIILVLKQCDI
- a CDS encoding cell division protein FtsX, which gives rise to MMLFYLSEAVKLFKRSPLGSFITIITTAIAVGITTFAFLLIFLSNNISEKLKSNVEINVFLKENYSSDDKINFENFLRGNNIIKKFNFISKEEAEKKFIYETGESFKDILDVNPLPASYKLYLKPKFVDENKIEELKKQIIQNPIVDDVVFDYSTLLRILNIINKLSTFVYLIAILLFVLSVYLVFSNSKLVIKSREKTYNTMKLIGTKLFSIRFPILLNGIIIGLISSLMVIIVVFFAFYLLQKLYPFINIGVSLYFIYSLILLLGLILGLSGSYIAARSITLQFN
- a CDS encoding UDP-glucuronic acid decarboxylase family protein; translated protein: MSTIAVVTGGAGFLGSHLCDKLIEKGFKVICIDNLLTGRIENIEHLFLNENFTFIKHDVTNFIHVPSKVDYVLHFASPASPLDYLQYPIQTLKVGSLGTHKALGLAKEKKAIFLLASTSEIYGDPLVHPQKEDYWGNVNPVGPRGVYDEAKRFAEAMTMAYHRYHGVETRIARIFNTYGPRMRLNDGRALPAFISQALKNEDVTVFGDGSQTRSFCYVSDLIDGIYKLMLSNECEPVNIGNPDEITIEDFAKEVIRLTNSKSKIVYKELPIDDPKIRQPDISKAKEVLNWEPKISREEGLKITIEYFRKMLITD
- the groL gene encoding chaperonin GroEL (60 kDa chaperone family; promotes refolding of misfolded polypeptides especially under stressful conditions; forms two stacked rings of heptamers to form a barrel-shaped 14mer; ends can be capped by GroES; misfolded proteins enter the barrel where they are refolded when GroES binds), which produces MAAKIVEFSSDARNALKLGVDKLANAVKVTLGPKGRNVILDKKFGAPTVTKDGVSVAKEIELENPIENMGAQMVREVASKTSDVAGDGTTTATVLAQAIFREGLKNVTAGANPMDLKRGIDIAVAKVVEYLKSISKEVGGREEIAQVGTISANNDKTIGSLIADAMEKVGKDGVITVEESKSAETTLEVVEGMQFDRGYISPYFVTNSESMEAVLEDAYILIHDKKISAMKDLLPILEKIAQAGRALLIIAEDLEGEALATLVVNKLRGTLKVCAVKAPGFGDRRKAMLEDIAILTGGTVISEERGFKLENANIDYLGRAKKVTVDKDNTTIVEGAGKNDDIKKRINEIKSQIEKTTSDYDREKLQERLAKLSGGVAVLKIGAATEIEMKEKKARVEDALHATRAAVEEGIVPGGGVSLVRAISALEQLTGENEDQNTGIKIVQKALEEPLKQIAANAGLEGAVVLNKVLEGKNDFGFNAATEQYENLMKSGVIDPTKVTRTALENAASVASLLITTEAVVYEKKEEEKPAPAMPGGGMGDMY